The Clostridium botulinum BKT015925 genome includes the window TTACATCATGTAATGTATCATAGGGTTCTCCACAAACAGATAGCATAGTATCTCCAGGCCTTAAATTTCCAAACAAAGCTGAACCAAGAGCATGCGTTCCATTTACAAAATGAGGCCTTACAAGAGCACTTTCAGTATTGAATATTCTAGCATACACCTTATCTAATGAATCTCTTCCTATATCACCATATCCATAACCAGTAGTATTAGTAAAGTGTGATTCACTAATATGCTCTTCTTGAAAAGCATGTAATACTTTAAGCTGATTAAACTCTCTAATATCATCTAGTTTTTTAAATTGTTCTTGTATATCATTCATAGCAGTTTCATATAAATTTAAAACTGAATCATTTATGTTATATTTTTTTAAAAATTCTTTTGTATTTTGTATCATGTTTGAACCCCCAAATCTTATAATCATTAGCTATTTTTGTAGCTATTTCTTGAGTTTACACTATTAAATATATTAGCATACATAAAAAAAATAGGCAAATTTATGCCTATTTTAAATTACTATCTTTTTGTGTAAATAATATTGGTGTTGTGGGAATTATAGTAGAAACTGCATGCTTATAGATCATCATTTGTTTACCGTCATTATCAAGAATTACCGTGAAGTTATCAAACCCTCGTACAAGTCCATTAAGTTGAAACCCATTAGTTAAATATATTGTTACAGGAACTTTATTTCTTCTTGAGTTGTTTAAAAATAAATCTTGTAAATTACTAGTTGATTTATTCACATTTATTCCCTCCAAACTATTATTTTTATTAGTATAATATATGAAATATTACTTTGCAACAAGATTATTAAATTTTTCTACTATTGCATCACATATATCACTATCATTTTCATACTGATCTTTATCTATCCATATGACCCTTTTATCTTTTCTAAACCATGTTAGCTGACGCTTAGCATAATTTCTGCTACCTTTTTTTATAAGCTCTATTGCATCTTCTAAAGTCATTTTTCCATCAAGGTAATATAGAATTTCCTTATATCCTATACCCTTCATGGATTGCATATCAGCTGTACATCCCATAGAACGCAACATTTTCACTTCTTCTACGAGTCCTCTTTCAATCATTATATCTACTCTTTTATTTATTCTCTCATATAATTTTGCACGATCCATATTTAAAACAAAATAATACACATTGTAAGGTATATCAAACTTATCTTGTTCTGCATTAAACTCAGAAATTGTTTTATTTGCAAGTTTAAATACTTCAAGTGCTCTTATTACTCTTTTAAGATCGTTTGGATATAATCTTTTGTAAGATTCCTCGTCTACATCCTTTAGTAATTCATGTACATATTCCTTACCTTTTTCTTCTGCTAGATTTTTTAGATGATTTCTATATTCTTCGTCTTTATATGTGTTAGCAAAATCATAATTAAATATTAACGAATCAATATAAAAACCTGTTCCACCAACTATCATAGGTAAATTCCCTTTAGATGATATAGAATCGATTGTATTTGTAGCTTTTTCCTTGAATTCCGCTACACTAAACTCATCTAAAGGTTCTACAAAATCTATCATATAATGTTTAATTCCTTGCTTTTCTTCTTCTGTAATTTTAGCTGAACCTATGTCCATGTGTTTATATATTTGCATAGAATCTGCTGAAATAATTTCTCCATTTAGTTTTTTAGCAAGTTCTATAGATATGTCCGTTTTTCCAACAGCAGTAGGTCCTGCTAAAATAAACAAATCTTGTTTCATTGAAATTCTCCTTTGAGTTCATTGTTTCTTAAGTATAATAATTCTACTAAATATTATTGAATCCTTTTAAATTTTTTCTCAATTTCTTTTAATGATGATTTTATAATAGTTGGTCTTCCATGCGGACAATTAAATGGTTCTTCAATATAACGTAATTCTTCCACCAAAGAACTCATTTCTTCATAACTTAATGAATGGTTAGCTTTAATTGCTGCCTTACACGCTAAAGAAGCTATCATATTATGTTTTACCTCTTCTATATTACCATTTCCCATATTTTTGATATCATCTAAAATTTCTAAAAAGAAATCCTTTGTACTTACTTTTCCAAGGAGCATTGGTGCTTCTCTTATACTTATAGTATTATCACCAAAAAGCTCTACTGAAAAACCACTTTCTTCAAAAATATTTTTATTATCTGAGTAATATGCAAAATCTTCTGCACTCATTTCAATAACTACGGGAGTCAATAAAATTTGAGATATAACATCTCTATTTTTTATTTGATTTCTAAATTTCTCAAAAAGTATTTTTTCATGAGCTGCATGTTGGTCAATCATATAAAAAACATCTAATGTTTGAGCAAGTATATATGTCTTATTAAATTGACCTATTACGTTAAGTTTTGGAAATTTAGCTATTTGCTCTAGTGTCTCTGATTGTTCTTTAGATTCATTATTATTAGTAGTTTTACAATTAGTATCTATTTTGTATGTAGTATATTTAGATATGTTAGTATTCTCTTTTAAAAATGTATCTTCTTTATCATATTTATTATACTCTTTTTCATTAATATTTGTAAAAGTATCTTTATTAATTAATTGATTATTTATATTATTACAATCGTTATTTAATTTAGTATCATTAAGATTATTCAGCGAACGTTCTAAATCATTTATTACTGATTTTATTTCTTTATCCTTTAAATCTATTGGTATCTGTACAGGTGTTGGCTCTGAATCCTCTTCTTGAAATTCTATGCTAAAGGATTTTCTAACACTATCAGATAGCGCAGAATGAACAGCATCAAAAACAACTTTATATATTATTCGTTCATCCTGAAATTTTACTTCTGACTTAGTAGGATGAACATTAACATCTAGAAATTCAGGATATATATCTAAAAATAAAACAAAGAAAGGAAATTTATTTACTGTAGAAAATGATTTAAAAGCATTTTCTACAGCTGCTGTAATAATACCACTTTTTATATATCTTTTATTCACAAAAATACTTTGGTTATTTCTACTTCCTCTACTTATTTTCGAATTTCCTATATATCCGTAAACAGATACTATATCTGAATATTTCTCAAAACTAATTATATTTTCATATATGTTCTTACCATATATAGCTCTTATAGTATCTTTAGCATCTTCTGATGCAAAAGTTATAAGAGATCTTTTATCATTATTATAATATTTAAATGATATATTATGATTAGCAAGTGCCAATCTATTTATAATATTAGAAATTAACCCTGATTCTCGTTTATCCGATTTTAAGAATTTTTCCCTGGCTGGTACATTAAAAAATAGATCTTTTACTTCAATAACTGTACCTATATTACATCCAGTGTCCTTAACATAATTTACTTTTCCACCAGACATAGAAAGTTCTTTTCCAAAATCACTGTCTTTTGTTCTAGTTTTTAATAATACATTAGAAACTGCTGCAATACTCGGAAGTGCTTCTCCTCTAAAACCAAAAGTGTTTATAGAATATAAGTCTTCTATAAGGGAAATCTTACTAGTACCATGAGGCATAAAAGCTTTTTCAACATCTTCTGGATGTATTCCTATACCATCATCTGTTATCTTAATTTCTTCTTTTCCACTCTCTTTAATTTCTATAGTTATATTTTGTGAACTTGCATCTATACTATTTTCTACTAATTCTTTAACAACAGAGGCAGGTCTTTCAACCACTTCTCCTGCCGCTATCTTATTAGAAGTTTCCTCACTTAATAAATTAATTCTTTTCAAATAATCACCTTCTATATTACTACAATGATTTGGCTCTTTTTATTATATCATATAATTTATTAAAACCTTCCATAGCCGTCATGTTTAATATATCTATGGATGAGATTTCTTTTAATAATGATTCTTTTTCAATATCTACAAATCCTATTTGTTTAATATCAGTACTAGAATTTTCAATAGCAACTTCAGATGTTTCATAAGATATATTATTTTCAATTACGCATTCATCTTGTGATGCTTCTAAGTTAATCTCTTCTGCTTTGGTGAAAACTGTTTTAGAAGAAGTTTCTTCTACTGATATAGAATCCCCTTCAAGAGTTACTAAAATTTCTTTAGCTCTATCTATAACATCTTTTGGTATACCAGCAAGCTTAGCTACCTCTATACCATATGATTCATCAGCTCCACCTTTTATAATCTTTCTTAAAAAGATTATATCATCATCTACTTTTTTAACAGCTATTGAATAATTTTTAACTCCTTCAATTTTGCCTTCAAGAGAAGTAAGTTCATGATAATGTGTTGCAAATAAAGTTTTAGATTTAAGCTTGTTATTTTTGCATATATATTCTATTACTGACCATGCAATACTTAATCCATCATAAGTACTAGTACCACGTCCTACTTCATCTAATAATATTAAGCTTTTACTAGTAGCATTATTAAGTATATTTGCAACTTCCCACATTTCTACCATGAAAGTACTTTTACCCTTAGCTAAATCGTCTGATGCACCTATTCTTGTAAAAATCTTATCACATATAACAACTGAAGCTTTTTTTGCAGGTACAAAACTACCTATTTGAGCTAATACATTTATAAGTGCTACCTGCCTCATATATGTAGATTTACCAGCCATATTCGGTCCTGTAATTAATAGAAGTTGCTGATCTTTATTGTCTAACACTGTATCATTTGATACAAAAGAATCTCTAGGTATCATTTTTTCAACTACTGGATGTCTACCCTCTTTTATATAAAGTTCACCTATAGTTTTAATCTCTGGCTTGCAATAATTATTTTCAAGTGCAACAACAGCAAGAGAACCTAATACATCTATTTCAGAAATAAGTTTAGCACTACCTTTTATTCTATAGATTTCTTTCTCTATACGATCTCTTATTTCTATAAATAAGTTGTATTCAAGCTCCATAAGTTTTTCTTGTGCACCTAGTATCTTCTCTTCGACTTCTTTTAATTCTGGAGTTATATATCTTTCACAATTAGCAAGAGTTTGTTTTCTTATATATCTATTTTCAGGAACTTGATCTAAATTAGATTTTGTAATTTCTATATAATATCCAAAAACCTTATTATATTTAACTTTTAAAGATTTTATACCTGTTAACGTTCTTTCCTGTTCTTCTAAAGAAGCTATCCACTGTTTACCATGAGATTTTGCCATTCTTAATTCGTCTATTATGCTATTATAACCATCTTTTATTATTCCACCTTCTTTTATAGAAAGAGATGGAGAAGCTAAAATAGCATTATCCAGTAAGGAATATATATCCTCTAAACAATCAAGTTTATCGTAAATATTCTTTAAAAGGTCTGAATTAAAGTTTTTTAATAGACTTTTTATAGCTGGCAAATTGCCTATTGAATTCTTTAGAGATAATAGTTCTTTTGCATTAACATTTTTAGAAGATATCTTTCCAGCAAGTCTTTCTATATCGTAAACATCCCTTAAATTCTCTCTAACATCATCACAAAGAGGTACATTATTCATTATTTCTTCTACAGCATTTTGTCTCATTTCAATTATATATTTCTGAATTAGCGGTTGTTCTACCCACTTTCTTAGAAGCCTTCCACCCATTGCAGTAGTAGTTTTATCAAGCACCCATAAAAGAGAACCTTTTTTTGCTTTATCTCTTAATGTCTCGGTAAGTTCTAAGTTCCTTCTTGAATTAATATCTATGCTTAAGTAATCTACAGTGTGATAATAATCTATTTTATTTATGTGAATTAGTGTAGTTTTTTGAGTTTCTATTATATAATTTAAAAGTCCGTTACATCCTTTAATAACTATATCTTCATAATCTTCAGTATTAAAATCAGCAAACTGTTTGCTTAAATTTAAACAAGCATTTTCTATAAAGAATGTTTCACTTTTTTCCGTTAAAGCTACATCAAATCTTTCTCTTATTGAAGATATGACTTTTTCATCTATAGTATCTAGTACAACTATTTCTTTTGGTATAAACTTAGAGATTTCATCTAATATAGCCGATATAGAATACGTACTATAAGTACACTGAAAATCTCCTGTGGATACATCCGCAAAAGACATAGCTACAAGATTGCCTTCAACATATAAGCTCATTAAGTAGTTATTTTTAGTTTCTTCTAAAAAAGAAGAGTCTGAATATGTACCGGGTGTATAAATTTTAATAACATCTCTTTTTACTATTCCCTTAGCTTGTGATGGCTCTTCTAGTTGTTCACATATAGCTACTTTATATCCTTTTATTATTAATCTACTTATATATGTATTTGCAGCATGATAAGGTACTCCACACATAGGAGCTCTTTTTTCAAGACCACAATCTCTCCCTGTTAATACAAGTTCAAGTTCTCTTGCAGCTGTTTCTGCATCTTCAAAAAACATTTCATAAAAATCGCCTAATCTAAAAAACAAAATACAATCCTTATTTTTTTCTTTTACTTCAAGATATTGCTTCATCATTGGCGTAAGTGCCATTAAATATTCCTCCTTATTTTTGATAATATAAAAAGCTCTAAAAAGAGCCTTTTATATTATTTCACCAGTTAGTGAGAAAGAGTTTGCTTTAGTTATTTTAATGTTAACTAATTTTCCTACATTACTTATGTCTCCGTCAAAGTTAACAAGTTTACCAGTTCTAGTTCTACCCATAAGCTTAGTATCATCATTTTTACTAGGACCCTCTACTAAAACTTCTACAACTTCTCCGTCAAATTTTTTATTCTTTCTTGACATAATCTCATTAATAGCTTCAACTAATCGATTAAAGCGAACATGTTTTACATCGTCAGGAACTTGATCTTCATGTTTAGCTGCTGGTGTTCCTTCTCTTTTTGAATATATAAATGTGAATGCTGAATCAAATTCAATTTCTTTAACAATACTTAAAGTTTCTTGAAAATCTTCTTCAGTTTCACCAGGATATCCAACTATTATATCTGTACTAATTCCTACATTCGGCATAGCTGCTCTTAATTTTTTAACTAGATTTAAGTAATCTTCTCTAGTATATTTTCTATTCATTTTTTCTAAAATCTTAGTAGAACCAGATTGAAGGGCGAAATGACCTTGTTCACATACTTTTTCGCATTCAGCCATTGCCTTTATTAATTCATCAGATACATCCTTAGGATGTGATGTCATAAATCTTATTCTTTCAAGTCCTTCTATTTTATTAACCATTCTTAATAAATCTGCAAAATTCATTTCAGGAGTAAGTCCCTTACCATATGAATTAACATTTTGACCAAGTAAAGTTATTTCTTTATATCCTTTAGATACTAGGTCTTTTATTTCATCTATTATATTTTGAGGATCACGGCTTCTTTCTCTTCCTCTTACATAAGGAACTATACAATATGAACAAAAGTTATTACAACCATACATAATAGTAACAAATGCTTTAATATCACTTTTTCTATCTACAGGTAACCCCTCAACTATATCCTTTTCTTTATCCCATATTTCTATTATAGACTTTCCTTCTGTTTTTACTCTTTCTATATATTCAGGTAATTTATATGAATTATATGTTCCTGCAATAATATCTACATGAGGGAACTTTTCCATAACCTTTTCAGGCATACCTTTTTGTTGCATCATACAACCAGTAACAATTAATATAAGATCAGGATTTTTTCTTTTTAATGCCTTTAATTCACCAAGATGACCGTATACTTTTTGTTCCGCATTTTCTCTAACACAACAAGTATTAAAAATTACAACATCAGCATCATCTCTTATATCAGTCCTTGTATATCCAATACCTTTTAATAAACCAGATATTTTTTCTGAATCTTCTTCATTCATTTGGCAACCCCAAGTAGAAATAAAGAAACGTTTTTCATCTATATTCTTTAAATTATTTCCCAAATTTGCATCCTCCACTTTCGTAAAATTTCTTTTGTATTATAACATAATTAATATAACATAAATACATGAAAAAATAAAAATATAAATATAGAAAAATAAAAGGAAAAGCTTTATATCTAAAAGTAATATGCTTGTCCTTTTACTTTAAACCTTATAATATAAATCTTAATACATTTTTAATTTGTAACAATGCTAACGTTTAATAATTGTAACACTGTTGATATATTATTGCACACGGTAACCTTTCCTGTTTGCCCCATAACAAGTCCTATTGCAGCATTAGTTTTTCTATTTATCAAAATTGAACCTTCATCACCAGGTTTTGTTATAGCATCTGTTATAATTTGATCTTTGAATAATACCTCTTTTCCTAAAAAATTTATTTTCATAACTGTAGCTAATGATTTTATAGTTCCTTTTGTTAGTCCACTGCCTGACCCTATTTTTGCTACCTTTTTTCCAATTGTAGGATGCTCTAACTCTTTTATTTTTCCCAAACTATAAAGTCCACTAGATACCATTGAAAAATTAGTTTCACATATTACAGCATCTATATAATTGTCTCCTGTTAAAGTTACCTTTTTAAATTTACTTACTGTTGCGATAGTATCTCTTGGAACTCTTCCTCCATATTTAGGAGAGGGTTGAACTACGGGTGTTACTCCTATTGAATGTTCAGAGTTTTTTGCAACACTATGATTGCATGTTAATATATAAAATTTATCAGCAGCATCTTTAACCAGACATCCAATCGAACAATCGGGCATTCCATCCACTCCAATAGAAAATCCACCATTACATGGACGTACTTTTTCATGAAGAGGTGAATTAGAGCATGTACAATTAAATGTTCCTACTGATACATAACCACTTTCTACAACATCCGTTGGTATACCACAAAACAACTTTGGAATAAAATTATTAGGAGATATTGTATTTGAAGGACGTTTAACTGTAACATATACAGTTAGGCACAATTGATTTGTTAAACACCCATTTATTATTTTACAGCCTAATCCTACACCTATTACATTAGATTTTTTTAGGAAAAAGTCATACTGAGAATTACATAGAGTTTTAATCTTATTACATACCATAACACAATTATTCATATTGTATCCCCCCATATTACTTGGCTATATACATTATATGAATAATTTGTAACATCAGTGATTAATTATATATAATCATTTTTAAGCAGATTTCTTGATAAGATTAGTAAAATAACACGCACAATTAAACTATTAGTTTCAAAACCCCCTGTTTATGCATGAAATTATTTAAATTTGATGTAACACAAGTAGAATTAAATTCAAAAGTTATTTAATATAAAATTTCTAAAATATGCTATACTTATAATAACATCATAAGTATACACAATTAGGAGGATACCATGAAAAAATTAGTAAAAGTTGTTGGTGCTATTATTGAAAATAATAATAATGAAATCTTATGTGCCCTTCGCTCACCTAAAATGAGTATACCTAATAGCTGGGAATTTCCTGGTGGTAAAATAGAGCAAGGTGAAACATTAAGAGAAGCCATTGAAAGAGAAATAAAAGAAGAATTAGATTGTTCTGTAGAATTTGTAGAAGAATTCAATGATAATACACATGAATATGATAATTTTATAGTAAACTTGATTACTGTTAAGTGTAGATTAGTAGAAGGTAATCCTACTGCTAATGAGCACTCTAAGTTAGTATGGTTACATAGAGAAAACTTATCTTCACTAAAATGGGCTCCAGCAGATATCCCTGCAATGGAACAATTAAGTATAGAAAAAGTATAGCATTTTGTTGCTATACTTTTTCTATAAATTCTGTATATATGCCATGTGGAACTTTGTTTTCTAATTTTAGTATTGTAGTTACTGGTTTTTCACCGTAGAATTCTGCTACATCCCCTTTTCCAATATAAATATAAGGTTGTACTATTCTATCTATAGTCTTATACTTTCTTACAAAAAGATGTAGATTAACTGCTCTTTCTCTATTGTATATAATGTTTTTACCTCTCTCTGATTCTTGAGAAGTTGTATTAGGACTTTGCCACTGGAAAGTCCCTCTATCTATAAATTTATCATTATAATTTATGCTTTCTTTTATCTCTTCTTCTTTATGAAGATCTATAAATAAGAAATATTCTTTGCCATTAGCTAAAAGTCCACTTCCTCTAAATGAACTGTGTGTCTTAGTATAATTAGACAAAAGTGCAATATCAACCATCTGATACTGCTCATATAGCTTTAAAAATGGCACTCCATAATATTCCTCTCCAAATTCCTTTTCATATCTTATAATTCCGTAATTTATAACATCTTCTATATAGACTCTATATTTTTTATCATTTATAATGTTTTTAAAATCCTCGGCAACAGTTAAAACCCCTTTATCTAAATCAAAACATTTTATGTTATTTTTCAATTGTCCTGAATCATAATATCCTTGATTTAATACATTTAAAGCATGTAAAACACTTACATCATCTACATTATTTATATGCTTTAATATCTCTTTTTTAGCTTGATTCATGTCTATTTTTTCATTATATATTAAGTGTTTTATAATGCTAAATTCATATACTCTTTTTAATGGTATATTACTTGAAAGTTCCTTTAGTATTTTGTAAAAAATCTCATTTTGCAATAATTTTTGTAACTCTTCATCCTTCTCTACACGAGCTACAAAGCCTATATAAGTTTTATCTTTATTTAGAAATCTCAAAGGTTCAGGTGCTCCATCGTACTTAATATAATCTAATAATAAGTATGGTACTTTTCCGCCATTTAATTTTTTAAATTCTAAATATTCTTCTTTCAGATATTTCATAGAATTAAAGTTTTCATTATCCAATTGCTCTAAAATTCTTTCTTGAGCTATTCTATCCATTTGAATATTTGTACATCCTGGTATATTCTGAAATTGTTTCGAAACAGCTACCTTTAAACTATCTTTATCATAGTATCTACCACCATTTAAAGCTAGTGCTATCAAGAAAGCTTTATTGTGATTTCCTATAAAGTCTAGTACTGTTAAAAAAGTTTTATCATTATGCTTTCTAAGTCCTCTTCCTAGCTGCTGAATGAAAACAATAGGTGAATTTGTAGGTCTTAACATTAAAACTAAATTAATAGAAGGGATGTCCACACCTTCATTAAAAATATCTACAGTAAATATAACTTCTAAATCATCTTCTTCTGATTCTAAATTCTTTATATATGCTTCTCTTTCCTCTGGAGAATTTTCTCCTGTTAAATGTACACTTTTTATTCCTCTTTTATTGAATTCTTCTGCCATGTATCTAGCATGTTCAATACTTACACAGAAACCTATGCACTTGCATTTTTCCCCTTCATAACCGTAGAAATTCATTTTATCTATTATAAAGTTTACTCTTTTATTAACCTTTAATCTCTGTGTTAATTCACTTATATCATTAATATCTACATCTTGAAGATTAATACCTTCTATATCCGTAATACCAAAGTAATGAAATGGAACTATCAGCTCATTTTCAAGTGCTTCACTAAGTCGTATTTCTAAAGCCAAATTTTCATCAAAAATTTCAAATATGCTTTCATTGTCACATCTTTCTGGTGTAGCAGTCATTCCTAGAAGAAATTTAGGTTTAAAGTATTGCATAATATTTTTGTATGATGAACTAGAAGCATGATGAGCCTCATCTACAATGATATATCCAAATTCATCAGCTTTAAAACTATCCAAATTATTATTCATGGACTGAATGGTCGAAAATAGATAATCTGCACTTATGTCTTTTTTTGTTCCAGTTAAAAAACCTGTGATCTTATTCTTGTTTTTAACAAGTTTTCTAAAAGTAGCTTCTGCACCTTTTAAAATATCCTCTCTATGTACTAAAAATAACATCTTTTTAGGATTATAATTAATTACATCAAAGGCAGACATATATGTCTTTCCAGTACCTGTAGCTCCAACTACAAGTGCTTTATCTTCTCCTTGAAGTCTAAGTCTATTTAAGTTACTAATTGCCCTATTTTGCATATAATTAGGTTTTATTATTTCATAGTTTTTAAACTCTAACGTTTTCTTTTCTGTCTTCCTAATTTCTTGTATAAAGTTATTATAGCTATTTAAAAATTCATCATCTACAAAGGAAGTACTTTCCCATAACTCTAAATATTCTTTAATAACCTCACACGAGAACTTATCTTCTTTTTTAGATATTACCTTAACATTCCACTCAACATTACTTTTTAATGCTCTTTGGGTTATATTAGACGATCCTATAACTATCTTATACTCATCTTGATTTTCAAATATATATGCCTTAGTATGAAATCCCTTTTCATTACTTGCTACAAATATTTTTA containing:
- the hfq gene encoding RNA chaperone Hfq, which codes for MNKSTSNLQDLFLNNSRRNKVPVTIYLTNGFQLNGLVRGFDNFTVILDNDGKQMMIYKHAVSTIIPTTPILFTQKDSNLK
- the miaA gene encoding tRNA (adenosine(37)-N6)-dimethylallyltransferase MiaA, which encodes MKQDLFILAGPTAVGKTDISIELAKKLNGEIISADSMQIYKHMDIGSAKITEEEKQGIKHYMIDFVEPLDEFSVAEFKEKATNTIDSISSKGNLPMIVGGTGFYIDSLIFNYDFANTYKDEEYRNHLKNLAEEKGKEYVHELLKDVDEESYKRLYPNDLKRVIRALEVFKLANKTISEFNAEQDKFDIPYNVYYFVLNMDRAKLYERINKRVDIMIERGLVEEVKMLRSMGCTADMQSMKGIGYKEILYYLDGKMTLEDAIELIKKGSRNYAKRQLTWFRKDKRVIWIDKDQYENDSDICDAIVEKFNNLVAK
- the mutL gene encoding DNA mismatch repair endonuclease MutL, which gives rise to MKRINLLSEETSNKIAAGEVVERPASVVKELVENSIDASSQNITIEIKESGKEEIKITDDGIGIHPEDVEKAFMPHGTSKISLIEDLYSINTFGFRGEALPSIAAVSNVLLKTRTKDSDFGKELSMSGGKVNYVKDTGCNIGTVIEVKDLFFNVPAREKFLKSDKRESGLISNIINRLALANHNISFKYYNNDKRSLITFASEDAKDTIRAIYGKNIYENIISFEKYSDIVSVYGYIGNSKISRGSRNNQSIFVNKRYIKSGIITAAVENAFKSFSTVNKFPFFVLFLDIYPEFLDVNVHPTKSEVKFQDERIIYKVVFDAVHSALSDSVRKSFSIEFQEEDSEPTPVQIPIDLKDKEIKSVINDLERSLNNLNDTKLNNDCNNINNQLINKDTFTNINEKEYNKYDKEDTFLKENTNISKYTTYKIDTNCKTTNNNESKEQSETLEQIAKFPKLNVIGQFNKTYILAQTLDVFYMIDQHAAHEKILFEKFRNQIKNRDVISQILLTPVVIEMSAEDFAYYSDNKNIFEESGFSVELFGDNTISIREAPMLLGKVSTKDFFLEILDDIKNMGNGNIEEVKHNMIASLACKAAIKANHSLSYEEMSSLVEELRYIEEPFNCPHGRPTIIKSSLKEIEKKFKRIQ
- the mutS gene encoding DNA mismatch repair protein MutS, translating into MALTPMMKQYLEVKEKNKDCILFFRLGDFYEMFFEDAETAARELELVLTGRDCGLEKRAPMCGVPYHAANTYISRLIIKGYKVAICEQLEEPSQAKGIVKRDVIKIYTPGTYSDSSFLEETKNNYLMSLYVEGNLVAMSFADVSTGDFQCTYSTYSISAILDEISKFIPKEIVVLDTIDEKVISSIRERFDVALTEKSETFFIENACLNLSKQFADFNTEDYEDIVIKGCNGLLNYIIETQKTTLIHINKIDYYHTVDYLSIDINSRRNLELTETLRDKAKKGSLLWVLDKTTTAMGGRLLRKWVEQPLIQKYIIEMRQNAVEEIMNNVPLCDDVRENLRDVYDIERLAGKISSKNVNAKELLSLKNSIGNLPAIKSLLKNFNSDLLKNIYDKLDCLEDIYSLLDNAILASPSLSIKEGGIIKDGYNSIIDELRMAKSHGKQWIASLEEQERTLTGIKSLKVKYNKVFGYYIEITKSNLDQVPENRYIRKQTLANCERYITPELKEVEEKILGAQEKLMELEYNLFIEIRDRIEKEIYRIKGSAKLISEIDVLGSLAVVALENNYCKPEIKTIGELYIKEGRHPVVEKMIPRDSFVSNDTVLDNKDQQLLLITGPNMAGKSTYMRQVALINVLAQIGSFVPAKKASVVICDKIFTRIGASDDLAKGKSTFMVEMWEVANILNNATSKSLILLDEVGRGTSTYDGLSIAWSVIEYICKNNKLKSKTLFATHYHELTSLEGKIEGVKNYSIAVKKVDDDIIFLRKIIKGGADESYGIEVAKLAGIPKDVIDRAKEILVTLEGDSISVEETSSKTVFTKAEEINLEASQDECVIENNISYETSEVAIENSSTDIKQIGFVDIEKESLLKEISSIDILNMTAMEGFNKLYDIIKRAKSL
- the miaB gene encoding tRNA (N6-isopentenyl adenosine(37)-C2)-methylthiotransferase MiaB, producing MEDANLGNNLKNIDEKRFFISTWGCQMNEEDSEKISGLLKGIGYTRTDIRDDADVVIFNTCCVRENAEQKVYGHLGELKALKRKNPDLILIVTGCMMQQKGMPEKVMEKFPHVDIIAGTYNSYKLPEYIERVKTEGKSIIEIWDKEKDIVEGLPVDRKSDIKAFVTIMYGCNNFCSYCIVPYVRGRERSRDPQNIIDEIKDLVSKGYKEITLLGQNVNSYGKGLTPEMNFADLLRMVNKIEGLERIRFMTSHPKDVSDELIKAMAECEKVCEQGHFALQSGSTKILEKMNRKYTREDYLNLVKKLRAAMPNVGISTDIIVGYPGETEEDFQETLSIVKEIEFDSAFTFIYSKREGTPAAKHEDQVPDDVKHVRFNRLVEAINEIMSRKNKKFDGEVVEVLVEGPSKNDDTKLMGRTRTGKLVNFDGDISNVGKLVNIKITKANSFSLTGEII
- a CDS encoding (deoxy)nucleoside triphosphate pyrophosphohydrolase; its protein translation is MKKLVKVVGAIIENNNNEILCALRSPKMSIPNSWEFPGGKIEQGETLREAIEREIKEELDCSVEFVEEFNDNTHEYDNFIVNLITVKCRLVEGNPTANEHSKLVWLHRENLSSLKWAPADIPAMEQLSIEKV